Below is a genomic region from Triticum dicoccoides isolate Atlit2015 ecotype Zavitan chromosome 5A, WEW_v2.0, whole genome shotgun sequence.
ATGTTTGGATAAGTATTGAGCACCTTATCATAAGAAGAGTAAGAAAAGAAAACATTTGGATGGGGGTCCTATGAAGAAATTTAAAGTCATTCTGAAATCGAGAACTAGTAAAATCTAAGTCAGTACCGGACCTTTCTGTTTTCTAACAACCATAGGTGCCTTTAATTCTACTAAACTCAAACAAAATTTCACATCAACAGGCACACCACATGaataaatatttattattatttGTCTACAAAAACAGCCTTTTGAAGCTACCCCTTACCAATTAATCTGTGCTTTCTGGGACGAAGTGACGTGCTGTCCGAGCCCTTCCGGAACCTAAAATATGAAGCATAAAACTCCATGTGTGCATTTTCAGATAATGGAAGAGAGCCCAGCCTCGGAGCCTCTGCATCCGAAGATGCACGCCACATCATAGGATAAGAGGAAGTAAAACATTGAGCTTGCCTGATGCGTCATCAGAATGttaacaaataaataaaaataggtGAGCGTTCATGGAAATTGCTAGTAGCTGCAATGTGGCATACTGCCTCAAGTCCAGTGTGTACACATGCACATGCATTGGACCGAGGGACGGAGAAGTGGTTGTGTACTGAAAATAAGCGTTGAGGTCTGAAACTTCTCCCTTACCACAATGACCAAATCTTGCACATGCATTGGGACCAAATCTCGGTAGAAAATAATGCAATTGCTGCTCTAGCTAGCCTCAGAAGCAGTTGATTAGTTCATCCAGGAGGCAAAATTTGCTCGCGGTGTTGGGTCAAAATCCTTTGAATGGTAGTACCAGTAGAAAGCGCAAAGATTGATAGAAGCTACAGTGCTACACAACGTCCATGATTTCTCCTATTCTCACCCCAACCCCCAAATttacagagagagaaagagagagacgcGCATGTACACATGCACACAGGTATCACACGCCAAAGGATAGGAACCTTCTCCCAGCACACACTACGCGGTGAATACTCTTATGATTTGTGATGGAGTGACCACCATTCATTCATGCATGCATGCTGACAGGGACGAGTGTGTTACCATGGATGAGGATTCAAAGCTGCTGAGGTCGCACGTcagggcggcgatggcggcggcggccggcgcgagGCCATGGGGATCCAGGGgttcctcctcctgctgctgctgctgctggggcTGAAGGGACCTCAGGATGTTCCCCATGGaccccttcttctcctcctccgctgCTCTATGCTGCTTCTCTTTCTTCCCACGGTGTGCCTAATATGCTGCTTCTGTTTGCTCTGCTTGACAAGACGATACGAGTGGTAGAGAGTGATGGAGCTGACGGCACGGCAGTCAAGAGAGTGGCGGGGCCTAGTCTAGTTCTAGGCACCGCTGCTGTACTGCTCGTGAGTGATTTTCCTTTTTGTGGTTGTTATAAGGAAAACAAACAAATGTCTCTCCCAAATTACAACCATCCCTCCATCCGATTTTATTTTTTTAAGTGTAAAACATTTTGGCAGTTTAAATACTATTTGGAAACAAAGAGTGTATTCATGTAATCAAGCAGCGCATGTGCTAGCTAACTATAGTTTTTGTAATAAGCTTTCTAGCAACTGGACAGACGAGCCTCCGGCTTGTCTTGTTTCCAGTCTTGTGGATGATGTAATTTCTGCTTAAGTTCCAATAAAACTAGTCATGATGGTCTTCCCTAAAAAAAGAGTGTATTCATGTAAGTAGGAGCACCAGatttgaatcatgatgtgtgaagttAGCCGTGTCTCAATATTCAAATGCATCTTCTGAATTTACAACGATTATGAAACTTGATATGTCCGGATTCCATTCGTACGTTCATCTCAATAGAGAGCTTGCCCCAGGATACTTTTCTTGCAATCTGAATGACGGGGGTACTCCGTTCAGTTTTTGGAACGGTAAAATAACTAACCGTGGGTGGGTTCAGACTGCACTTTCTTTCTTCATAAACAATTTAAGAGGTGGATATAATTTTTCAAAAAAGAGGTGGATATAATTTTTCATTGACTCAAGGATTTTAGATCTTAGATTGGAAATGAAAACTCATTTTACAATCATTAAAAAACGCTCCCCCACTAGAAAAAAAAAAATGTAAAATGAATGTTGGTTTCTCTCATATATAGTATGTGAATTATTACTTTGGACCATTTGTCTCCGAAAGCATTCGGATAGTTAAATTGACTGCTTGTTTTGCTACAAAATAGTGGTTCCAACCAGTATCCAACTGGAATGTCATCCAGCCTATCTGTAGCACTGACAGCACAAAAATGGCATCAGTGAGGAAAAAACGTTTAGAAATGAATTACCTGCAGATTTCCTACTGCTAACCAGAACCTGGTTCCCCCAATTCTTCAGGCTCTGGATAACCAATAAAGCAAACCCACTGCAAGATCTTTCCCACTGGAGTTTATTTATGGTCAGTAAAAGAATCAGTTTGTATAGAGATGACAACATTTCTAAGTGTGTCTTCATTTGTGTTTTTCCAGCAGCAAAATTTGTTTCTTGCTCATCTGTTTACAGAGATGGTTTGTGGTGGAGAAACAACTACTCTGAGACACAACAGCTGATCGAAACATAATTTCTAACTGTCAATCCAACTGCAACCAGGATTTTTCGCAATTCTTCTCTCACGCATCATACCCCTCATTTCTGCTGATTTGGCCCAATCCCCTTTAGCAGCAAGCACACTGGACAGCTGAACATACAGACTGGAATGTGGTGACCCTGATTCCTCCATCTGCTTCAGTCTCTTTGACATCTTCTGGATCAGAGCCTCATTGCCCTGAGCTTTGCAACCACCAACAACTGTAGTCCAGCTTACTGTATCGGCTTTAAAGGGCATATTCTCGATGAACTCAACTGCTTCATCTAGCCGACCTGCCCGGACTAACAGGTCAGTCACACATGCATAATGCTCAGCTGATGGAATCAGACAGAAATCCTCCTGCATTTGCTTAAACCATGTCAGTCCTTCTTCCACAAGTCCAGAATGGCAGCACGCGGAAAGGACACCAACAAATGTCCGTTCGGTTGGTCTTACACCGCTAACTCTCATCAGCTCCAAGAGTTCTAGTGCCTTGCGTCCATGCCCATTGGAAGCATAACCAATTAGCATTGAGTTCCACATGACTTCGTCAGGCTTGTCTATTCCATCGAAAATCTTGCAACCATTGGCCAAGTTGCCACATTTGCAATACAGATCGATGACTGAAGAAGCTACAACATGGTCAGACTGCAAGCCAAGAACAGTAGCAAGAGAAAAAATCTGCTCCCCAAAACTTATGGAGCAAATATTACTTGATGCACTCAGAGCACTAGCTATAGCAACCTTGTCGAGCCGCACACCAAGGCGATGCATCTTGCAGAAcagctccatggcatcaattgcatgTCCATTCTGGCTCAACCCAACAACCAAAGAGTTCCATGATAtgacactcttgctagtgatcatcGAAAAGACTCTTTTCGCCTCTTCTATCCGCCCACAGTTTGAGTACACAGTGATCATTGAATTGAGCACCACAGTATCATGAAACCTAAGCTCACTGAAAGCTCGACAAGCATCCTCCCAGAGGCTGCATTTTGAGTAGAAGTCAATGAGAGCACTTGCTGCTATCATGTCATTGACAGTCCCACTCTTTAGACCACACCCATGTATCTGCTGCCCAGACTTGAGCATTCCTGAAAAACCACAAACATTCAGAACGCTGGCATACGTTGAAGAATCAGGCAACACATCTGACCGCATCATCCTTACAAAATGAGCAAAAGCATCATCTCCAAGGCAGGCAAATGCACAGCCACTGATGAGAGAATTCCACAAAAGAATGTTGAGGTTCTCCACCCTGTCAAAAATATGTAACGCCTCGTTTACCTGTCCACGTGAAGCATAGCCATAGACCAGGGCAGAAACAGAGAACTCGTCAATCTGTGCTAAACCATCAAAGACACGCCGAGCAGAGTCCACATCCCCACACTTGCAGTACATGTCCACTAATGCGCAACTCAAAACCGAATCCAGTTCAATCTTGGCAGTCACCATTCGACCATGCACTTGTCTCCCAAAATCGTACTTCATCCGGTCAGCACAAGCACCAACAACCGTAGCAAGCACAAAGAGATCATTGCACGGCGAGGAGTCCGCTGCACCACCGCATGCCGAACCAATCTCTCTGAACAAAGCAAGCGCCTCATCCACACGGCCGCACCGGACATACCTATGCATCACAGCGTTGACAGCCACAGCATCCTTGACGGGCATCTCGTCCAGCAGACTGTGGGCGGTGTCCAAATCCCCTGCAGAGACCATGCCAGTGATCACTGCGTTCCAGGAAAAGTTGTTCCTTTCCGGCATGGAGCGGAAGAGACGGAGCGCCTCGGCGTGGTCCCGGGAGTTGAGGTGGGCGGTGACGAGGGAGTTGTAGGAGAAGCAGTTCCTGGCGGGCATTTCGTCGAACAATCGCCGTGCGTCGCGGCGGTGGGTCGGGGAGAAACGGGCGTACATGAGGAGGACCGAGTTGGAGGGCGGGAGGGAGGACGGGACATGGCCGGACTTGAGGAGGACCTGGTGCAGCTGCTGGCCGGCCACGGCGCCGCAGGTGCGGAGGAGCTGGATGGAGCCACGGACGTCGACGGCGACGGCCATGAGGCACTGACGTGGGGCATGGGGGTTCAGTTAAACCCCACAAAGTGCGAAGTTTTTGGACTGTTGGACTCACCGGTGTGCTGTACAAATCTTACATTCTTCTTATAAGAAGAGTTATAAAAGCACCGGAAGTCCTACAACTTGCGTTGAATGTGATGGTTTGGTCCTAGAACTTGCATTTTGATCCTACCTAGTCCTTGAACTTGCATCAAAGGTGCAAATTTGGTCCTGGCCAATCACAGAGCGACATGTGGACATGTGGGTGCCGACCCGGTCAGCGTGCGCCATTTTGCAAAGAGGCCCCTTCCTTTGGTTTGAATCTACCCGCAGGCCACGAAAACACCTAAATTAATTTTTAAAGGAGACAAACCCGCAGCTcactccctctctgtttgcctgcATTTGTAACTGTGCTACGCCAGCTCGATCGATCGACAGAGCAATGCATTTGCGGATTTGAACAATGACAAGAGTGTGAATCATTTGCTCATTTCAATCAAGTTGACAGAACAACATTTTGTGATCTTTTTTCTTGCAAACAACCAAATCAGAATCAGATGCGCTAGCTACAAcggccttgaggattgagaagaagAGCAAATCTCCAAATTTACAGTcaagagagaaaagaaaaagaagaacaataaATTGATTAGACAGATCAAAGAACAAACCAGATCAGCTAAAAACCGAACAAAGCGCTATGCATCCATCATTGCGTCCCTAGCTTAGCCCGTCGCTTTCCATGCACGACCAAGCGCTCGATCGCCCGCCGTATCTTCAACCGGACGGATCACCCGCAGGGCCTGCTCGCCGCTCCACCGCTGCGGCGTCTGGCGTCGGCGTCGTCTTCCGGCCCAGGGTCGACGACCGGGACGACGACCTCAATGAGGATGAGTCCTTGCTGGCCGTCCACTCTTTCTTGTCCTTGAAGAACCCGAAGACCGTCCGCGAGCAGACTGGCACGTTGAGCACCACGGGGGCCACGTAGACGCCGGACGAGTAGGACCGGTTGACGGTGCAGGCCATGGACCGCGACCTGGCCGCGGCGTGGAGGCTGCACGGGGAGCTGCAGTTGCGCTCCAGGCCCTGCTGGAACACGATCTTGCCCGAGGAGTTCATGCGCGGGGAGTCCACGGAGAGGCACCTCGACGCGTCCTGCCTGGGCGGCGACGGCCGCGCGGCTGGCGGTGGAGTGGCGGTGGGAGGAGCGGACGAGGCGGAGGCGCGGAGGGTTGGGGTCGGCGGCAGAGTCGAGGGAGAAGCGCGGGTTGACGTCGTCGTGGTCGTggccggaggaggacgaggaggaggagtgcgagaAGCGGGAGGAGGCGAGCGAGAGCGAGGCCTCCGAGTCGGAGCTGTCGCGGAGGAGCGGCGCCGAGGCGAGGTCCGACGCGGTGCCCGTCGACGTTCTCCCGGGAGTCTTCGCCAATGCGGCCGCTGGTGACGGCGACTGCGACTGCGAAGGCGTCCTCGGGCTCTGGGCGGCGGCCACCCTCTTGAGCCCGAGCAGCTCGTGCCACCGGCTCGAGCAGCTGGGCGCCTTGGGCGAGAACACGTGCTGGTCGGCAgcgccagccgccgcgccgccgcggatCGGCTTGATCGGCTCTATTGTTTGGCAATGCAACTCTCAATTGATTTGGGTGCATACACGCACGTATATATTTACAATGAGCAGCCCACGGCCTCGATTATACATGGTAACTAGGAGGCAGGGCAAGGTAGGAAATGATCCTACATATACATGCGATATACTGCCTATACAAAAGAtattcaacaccccccgcagtcgataCGTCATTAGTGACGCAtagactggaccgaaactcctcaaATGTAGTCGTCGGTAACCCCTTGGTCATGACATCAGCGAACTGCTGAGCGGTGGGGACATGTAAGACCCGTATGTGTCCGAGAGCCACCTGCTCACGCACGAAGTGAATGTCGAGCTCGATGTGTTTCGTGcgacgatgatgaacggggttggcggagaggtagacggcagagacgttgtcgcagtagacaacgGTAGCCTTGGCCACGCCAAGGTGCAACTCCTGAAGAAGCTGCCGTAGCCAGGAGCACTCTGCGACAGCATTAGCCACAGCGCGatactcagcctcggcactcgaCCTGGACaccgtgggttgtcgtttagacgaccacgaGATGAGGGAGGGCCCGAGGTAGACGCAATAGCCAGAGGTGGAGCGCCGAgtgtcggggcagccggcccagtcggcATCGGAGTAGGCCACCAGATCCGTGGAGGAGGACGCCGTCAACGTGAGACCAAGACCCATAGTGCCGCGGATGTAACGGAGAATCCACTTCACCAAGGACCAATGAGAGTCACGGGGAGCGTGCatgtggaggcacacctgctgaacCGCATACTGTAGGTCGGGACGAGTGAGCGTCAAGTACTGCAGGGCCCCAACAATGGACCGGTAAAAGGCGGCGTCCTGCGCTGGGGTGCCTTCAAGAGCGGAGACCTTAGCCTTCGTGTCGATAGGCGTAGGTGCGGGCTTACAGTTAAGCATGCCGGCGCGC
It encodes:
- the LOC119300980 gene encoding putative pentatricopeptide repeat-containing protein At1g77010, mitochondrial, with translation MAVAVDVRGSIQLLRTCGAVAGQQLHQVLLKSGHVPSSLPPSNSVLLMYARFSPTHRRDARRLFDEMPARNCFSYNSLVTAHLNSRDHAEALRLFRSMPERNNFSWNAVITGMVSAGDLDTAHSLLDEMPVKDAVAVNAVMHRYVRCGRVDEALALFREIGSACGGAADSSPCNDLFVLATVVGACADRMKYDFGRQVHGRMVTAKIELDSVLSCALVDMYCKCGDVDSARRVFDGLAQIDEFSVSALVYGYASRGQVNEALHIFDRVENLNILLWNSLISGCAFACLGDDAFAHFVRMMRSDVLPDSSTYASVLNVCGFSGMLKSGQQIHGCGLKSGTVNDMIAASALIDFYSKCSLWEDACRAFSELRFHDTVVLNSMITVYSNCGRIEEAKRVFSMITSKSVISWNSLVVGLSQNGHAIDAMELFCKMHRLGVRLDKVAIASALSASSNICSISFGEQIFSLATVLGLQSDHVVASSVIDLYCKCGNLANGCKIFDGIDKPDEVMWNSMLIGYASNGHGRKALELLELMRVSGVRPTERTFVGVLSACCHSGLVEEGLTWFKQMQEDFCLIPSAEHYACVTDLLVRAGRLDEAVEFIENMPFKADTVSWTTVVGGCKAQGNEALIQKMSKRLKQMEESGSPHSSLYVQLSSVLAAKGDWAKSAEMRGMMRERRIAKNPGCSWIDS